In the Azospirillum humicireducens genome, CAACCCGCTGGAAATCGCGCGCCGCATGGCCGAGATCTCCGACAAGCGCGCCGACAGCCAGCCGGTCCGCTCGCGCACCGGCGGTTCGACCTTCAAGAATCCTGATGGCCACAAGGCGTGGGAGCTGATCGACCGGGCCGGCTGCCGCGGCCTGTCCATCGGCGACGCCCAGGTCTCGGAAAAGCACTGCAACTTCCTGATCAACAACGGCATGGCCACCGCCGCGCAGCTGGAAGCGCTGGGCGAGGAGGTCCGCCGCCGCGTGTTCGAGACCAGCGGCGTGACGCTGGACTGGGAAATCAAGCGCATCGGCATCCCTGCCGCCGAAGGAAGCACCGCCCAATGACCGAAGCCCTTCTCCACGCCCACAAGAAGCATGTCGCCGTCCTGATGGGCGGCTGGTCGGCCGAGCGCGAGGTGTCGCTGGTCAGCGGTGCCGGCGTCGCCAAGGCGCTGGAAGAGGAAGGCTACCGCGTCACCGCCATCGACGTGCAGCGCGACCTGGGCGGGCTGATGCACGCCCTGACCAACCCGCGCCCCGACGTGGTGTTCAACGCCCTGCACGGCCGCGGCGGCGAGGATGGGACGATCCAGGGCGTGCTGGAGTTCCTGGGTCTGCCCTACACCCATTCCGGCGTCCAGGCCGCGGCCATCTCCATGGACAAGGCGATGACCAAGCGCGTGCTGGACACCGTCGGCATCCGCTCCCCCAAAGGAATGGTGCTGTCCCGTGGGGAGATCGCCGGCGGCGCCCACCCCATGCCGGCGCCCTATATCGTCAAGCCTGTGGACGAGGGCTCGACCGTTGGCGTAACCCTGGTCCGCGAGGGGCAGAACAGCCCGGTCGGCGACGATGGCTCCTTCGGGGGGACCTTTGGGGAGCGCGTGCTGGTCGAGGAGTTCATCCCCGGTCGCGAACTGACCGTGGGCGTCATGGGTGACCGCGCCTTGGCGGTGACCGAGATCGTCTTCCAGGCTCAGGTCTACGACTACACCGCGAAATACAGCGCCGGCCATGCCGTCCACACCATCCCCGCCGCGATCCCCGAGGCCGTGGCGGAGGAGGCGAAGCGACTGGCGGTGCTGGCGCACCACACCCTGGGCTGCCGGGGTGTCTCGCGCAGCGACTTCCGCTGGGATGACAGCCGGCCGGGAACCGACGGGCTGTACTTCCTGGAGATCAACAACCAGCCAGGCATGACGCCCCTGTCGCTGGTGCCCGAGCAGGCTGCGCATGTGGGGATTTCCTACGGCGCACTGGTCGGCTGGCTGGTGGAGAATGCCGCATGTCAGCTCGCCTGATGGCCGACCCGGACTTCCGCGCCGCCGCCGCCGGCGCGCGTGCCCGCGACGAGATGCCGACTCCGCCGCGCGCCATGGCCGCGTCGGCGCAGAAGGGAAAGCGGCGGCGCGCCTGGCCGCGCTGGACCCGTTCGGCCGTCAAGGCGGCGTTGATCCTGGTGCCTGTGCTGGGGTTGACCGCCGCCGCCGGCACGACATGGAAGCGCGGCACCCTGGCCGACACGCTGGACGCGGCGCGGGACAGCGTCATCCAGACCACCGGCGACCTGGGCTTCCGCCTGTCGGAGATCCTGGTGGTCGGCCGCAGCGAGACCGAGCGCGACGCCGTGCTGGACGCGCTGGGCGTGCGGCGGGGCGAGCCGATCCTGTCCATCGACCTCGCCGAGGCCAAGCAGCGGCTGGAAGAGCTTCCCTGGGTGTCGTCGGCCTCCATCGAGCGCCGGCTGCCCGGTTTCCTCTACATCCGCCTGTCGGAACGCCAGCCGATGGCGATCTGGCAGCATGAGCGGCAGTTCACCGTCATCGACCGCGCCGGCCGTCCGCTGGCCGACGCGGCGGAGCTGGCCCGCCGTGGCAACCAGCGCATCGATACGCTGCCCCAGGTGATCGGGGCCAACGCCCCGCAGCAGGTCCACACCCTGCTGTCGGCGCTGGACAGCGCGCCCACGATCGCCCCGATGCTGTCCTCGGCCAGCTGGATCAGCGACCGGCGCTGGAACCTGCAGCTCAGCAATGGCGTGACGGTCAAGCTGCCGGAGGGCACCGCGGAGATGCGCCGCGCCCTTTTGCAGCTGGAGCAGATGCAGACGGCCAGCCATGTGCTGGACCGCGACATCGTTGCCATCGACCTGCGGCTGCCCGGCCGCGCCGCGATCCAGACCTCCGCCACCGCCCAGCTTCCGGGCTGGGAGGATGAGTCGAAGAAGAAGAACGGCAAGAAATCGTAAGGACGGACCGGCGGCGGGCCTTTCCGGGGAAAGCCCGTCGCCGGCAGACAGGAGTAGAGAGGACGTTTGGGGGGCATGTTCGGGATGGGATTCAACGGCGCCAAGAAGCCGAAGCGGCCGGCCCGTGGCGGAATCGTCACGGCGCTCGACGTCGGCTCGACGAAGGTGTGCTGCGTCATCGCGCGGATGGAGGAGCCCGGCTCCCTCCGCGTGATCGGCGTCGGCCACCAGATCGCCACGGGCATCCGCGCCGGGACCATCATCGACATGGAGGCGGCGGAAACCTCGATCGGCGCCGCCGTGCATGCCGCCGAGCAGATGGCCGGCGAGACGGTGCACGACGTCGTCGTCAACCTGTCGATGGGCCAGCCGCGCTCCCACGCCTTCACCGCCACGGTCCCCGTCTCCGGCCAGGAGGTGACGGAAGGCGACATCCGCCGCGCCATGGCCCATGCCCGCACCCTGCAGGCCGGCCCCGATCAGGCGCTGATCCACACCATCCCGCTGGGCTTCAGCCTGGACGGCAGCCGCGGCATCCGCGATCCCAAGGGGATGAGCGGCCATTCGCTGGGCGCCCAGCTGCATGTCGTCACCGCGGCGGCCGGCGCCATCCGCACACTGCACGCCTGCATCGCACGCTGCCACCTGAACATCGAGTCCATCGTGGTCAGCCCCTTCGCCTCCGGCCTCGCCTGTCTGGTGGAGGACGAGATGGAGATGGGAGCGGCCTGCGTCGACATCGGCGGCGGCGGCACCACCATCTCGATCTTCGCCGAGGGCAATCTGGTCTGGACCGGCTTCGTGCCATTGGGCGGCCGGCATGTCACCAACGACATCGCCCACGGGCTGGCCACGCCGCTGGTCCATGCCGAACGGCTGAAGGTGCTCTACGGCAGCGCCAGGGTGAACCCGGCCGACGAGCGCGAGATGATCGAGGTGCCGCAGATCGGTGAGGACGAGCGCAGCGGCAGCGGCACCGCCAGCCACCCGCGCTCCTTCCTGGTCAGCATCATCCAGGCGCGGATGGAGGAAATCTTCGAGGAGGTGCGCAGCGCCATCGAGCAGTCGGGCCATGCCCGGCTGGTCGGCCGGCGCGTCGTGCTGACCGGCGGCGCCAGCCAGCTGCCGAACACGCGCGACATGGCCGCCCCGATCCTGGACAAACAGGTCCGCATCGCCCGCCCGACCCGGATCGCCGGCCTCAACGAGGCGCATGGCGGGCCGGCCTTCGCGACGGTCGCGGGCCTTCTGCTACACGCCGTCCGCAACCCGACGGAGCTGATGGTGACCGGCCACGAGGCGGTCGCGTCCACCGGGCTCATCGGCCGCGTCGGCCTGTGGCTGCGGGAGAATCTGTAGATGATCCTTCCCGTCGCCATCCACCGATTCCCGAACGGACAGACACCGGACACAACCGGGCGCCGGTCGCGGCATATCGAACATCAAACCGAACGAAAACAGGTTGTGGAGGCCTGAACACAATGATCAACGTGACCATTCCCCAGATCGAGCCCGAACTGAAGCCGCGCATCACCGTCTTCGGCGTCGGCGGTGCCGGCGGCAACGCCGTCAACAACATGATCAAGTCGAACCTGGAGGGCGTGGACTTCGTCGTCGGCAACACCGACGCGCAGGCTCTGAAGGGTTCGCTGTGCGAAAAGCGCATCCAGCTGGGCACCGGCACCACCCGCGGCCTCGGCGCCGGCTCCAAGCCGGATGTCGGACGCGCCTCGGCCGAGGAGCAAATCGACGAGATCGTCCAGTATCTCGAAGGCTCCAACATGGTGTTCATCACCGCCGGCATGGGCGGCGGCACCGGCACCGGTGCGGCACCGGTCATCGCGCGCGCGGCCCGCGAACGCGGCATCCTGACCGTCGGCGTCGTCACCAAGCCCTTCCATTTCGAGGGCGGCCATCGCATGCGGCTGGCCGAAGGCGGCATCGCCGAGCTGCAGCAGTATGTCGACACCCTGATCATCATTCCGAACCAGAACCTGTTCCGCATCGCCAACGAGAAGACGACCTTCGCGGACGCCTTCAAGATGGCCGACGACGTTCTGCATTCGGGCGTGCGCGGTGTCACCGATCTGATGGTGATGCCCGGCCTGATCAACCTGGACTTCGCCGACATCCGGTCCGTCATGACCGAGATGGGCAAGGCGATGATGGGCACCGGCGAGGCCAGCGGCGAGCGCCGCGCCATCGAAGCCGCCGAGGCCGCCATTTCCAACCCGCTGCTGGACGACGTGTCGATGAAGGGTGCCCGCGGCGTCCTCATCAACATCACCGGCGGCTACGACATGACCCTGTTCGAGGTCGACGAGGCCGCCAACCGTGTCCGTGACGAGGTCGATCCCGACGCCAACATCATCTTCGGTTCGACCTTCGACAGCTCGCTGGACGGCGTGATGCGCGTATCGGTCGTCGCCACCGGCATCGATGCCGCGGCGATGAGCAACCCGCGTACCCTGCATCCGGTCAACCTGTCGCTCGTCCCCGGCGACCGCGCCAAGAAGCCGGCCGCTCCCGGCAACCTGACCGGCGCGCCGGTCGCTGCCCCGGCCTCGGCGATCCCGAGCGCCGCCGCCGGCCTGCGCACCCCGCAGCCGGTGACGGCCGGCGCTGCCGCGATCCAGCATGACCCGGCCCAGCAGCACGCTCCTCAACAGGGAGAGACGCCGAAGCCCGCCGCCGGTCCGCTGCACGGCGAGAACCAGGGCGGCCATTTCTTTGCGCCGAAGCCGGCCGACGCCGGTCCGCGCCAGCCGGTGACCGTCGGCGCCGCGCCGCTGGCCGCCCCCCAGCCGCAGCAGCATGCCGCCCAGCAGCATGCGCCGCAGGCTCACCAGCAGCAGCCGCAGTTCCAGCCGCAACCGCAGCAGGCCCCGGCGGCCCAGCAGCATCACCACCATCCCGCCCCGCAGGCCCACCAGCCGCATCCGGGCGGCCTCTCGGTCGGCCCGGCACCGGCGCCGGCCCCCGCTCCGGAGCCGGCACCGGCCCGCAAGGGCAACTTTCTGTTCGGCCTGGTGACCGGCCTCGGCCGCAAGTCGGAGCCGGTGCCCCCGCCGGCCCCGCAGCCTGCGCCCCAGGCCTACCAGCCGCAGCCGGCTCCGCAGCAGTACCAACCGGCCCCGCAGGGCTATCCGCAGCAGCAGCCGACTTACCCGCAGCAGCCGCAGGCACCCCAGGCCTATCAGCCGGCCCCGTCCTACCCGCCGGCCCCACAGCAGGCGCCGGTCTATCCGCAGCAGCAGACGGCTCCGCAGCAGGCCCCGCAGGCGCCTGGCTATCCGGCCGCTCCGCAGCAGATGGCCCCGGCCCCGCGTGCCGATGCCAAGCCGGGCGATCAGGAGGAACTGGACATCCCGGCCTTCCTGCGCCGTCAGGCGAACTGAGCACCCACCGTTCCGGACCGCCGCGACATTTTTCGCGGCGGTCGGCCGATCCCGGCGAAAGCCGGAGATAACCGCCGTCGCCGCAGCCTCCCAATCGCGGCGCCGGCGGCTCCACAACCTGACCGAACCTCTCGGACCCCGGAACGCCCCCGTGCGTTTCCGGGGATTTTTTGTTGCATCACTATTGTGCGTATATCCGATTGTTTGCAATTCTCGCCTCTTTTGCCCTGCAACAAACGGTAACAATGAGTGATTTGCCGATTTCCGAGGCCGGGTGTTACCTATGAGCATGGTCGAAAGCGAAAGCAGCCGACGCGATGATCTTACAAGATCATGTGGCGCTGCATCGCCGGGAACCTCCCCTTCATGACCAAGATGGAAAAGACATCGTGGCCAACAATCGCAGCAACGCGGACGGCATGTTCCAGCAGACCCTGAAGAAGTCGGTGACGATTGCCGGCGTCGGTCTGCATTCGGGCGTCATCGTCACGCTGACGATTTCGCCGGCCGATGCGAATTCCGGGATCACCTTCCATCGCACCGACATCCGTGGCGCCGCCGCCGTCATTCCGGCGCGTTGGGACACGGTGGTGGACACCCGCCTGTGCACCGTGATCGGCAACGAACATGGCACCACCGTCGGCACGATCGAGCATCTAATGTCCGCGCTGGCCGGCTGCGGCATCGACAATGCCGTCGTTTCGCTGGACGGCATCGAGGTGCCGATCATGGACGGCAGCGCCGCCCCCTTCGTCGCCGCCATCGAGCAGGCCGGCATCGCCGTGCAGAAGGCTCCGCGCCGCGTCATCCGCATCCTGAAGCCGGTCGTCATCGGTGACGGTGTGAAGAGCGCGTCCTTCACCCCCGACGACGCCACGACCTACAGCTTCGAGATCGATTTCGACAGCGCCGCCATCTCCCGTCAGGCGCATGCGTTGGAGATCGACACGGACAGCTTCAAGGACGAGATCAGCCGCGCCCGCACCTTCGGCTTCCTGCACGAGGTCGAGGGGCTGCGCAAGATGGGCCTCGCCCGCGGCGGCTCGCTCGACAACGCGGTGGTCATCTCCGGCGACACGGTGCTGAATGCCGATGGCCTGCGCTTCAGCGACGAGTTCGTGCGTCACAAGATCCTGGACGCCGTCGGCGACCTGTATCTGGCCGGTGCGCCCATCGTCGGCCATTTCCACGGCGTCCGTTCCGGCCATGCCCTGAACAACCAGCTGCTGCGCGCCCTGTTCGCCGACCGCAGCGCCTGGCGCTACGAGACGGCCGTGTCGCTGCCGGTCGCGCGCCGCGGCCTGGAGCAGTTGGCGGTCGCCTGACCACCGCGGGTTTTCGATCAGCCCGGTTTTCGATTGGGTTTGCCCCTGCCCTCCCCTCTCGGGGAGGGCTTTTTCTTTGTGCGGACTCCCCTCCCCCGCCAGCGGGGAGAAACCTGCAAAAAAGAAAGCGCCCTCCCCTCTTGGGGTGGGCGCCGGTTGCAGTCTCATCGCACTTTAGAATTTTCGAGTTGTTTCAGTATTTTAAGTAATTTTCTTTAGATGGCGCTTCGGGAGTGCTCCTTGCCGCGATGGGAAAGGGAGCGCCCCTACCCCGCCACAGCCAGTTCCGCCTCACTGCCGGCGTACTCGCCGAAGCGGGTGTCTTCCTTCAGGATGTGCTTGCCGAGCCAGTCGGAGCAGAAGAGGAAGACCTCCTCGCCGCTGATGGACCCGCCATTGGCCCGAAAGTCGTCGCGATAGCTTTCGACCTGCCGGGTCAGCCGGTCGTGCAATGCCTTGTGCGCGGCGAAGGTCGGGTAGTTCAGGCGCTGCATCTGCGCCTCCTCCTCCGCGAAATGATGCCGGGTGTAGGCGATCAGCTCGTCCAGGATCGCTTCGATCAGGGCGGGGTCCTGGCGGCTGGCCTCGTCATACAGCTTGTTGACGATGGCGATCAGGACTCGGTGATCCTCGTCGAGCGCGTCATTGCCCACGCTCATCCAGCGCGACCATTGAATCGGTTCCATGGCGTTTCCTTCGTCCCCCATCGTTGGGTGCCGGCAGACGGATGCGGGCGTTGACCGCCCGTCGATACCGCCCCGGTCCGGGGTCGGTCCGCCTGTCCGGCATGGTTTCGCTACTGCCTATAAGCCTTTTCTGATTCCACTCTTCCCATCCCCGCCCGTCAACCAGAGCGGACGGGGATGCGACATTTTGGCAAGCTGCGGCGGCACTGCCGGGTCAACCGCCGATCTTGGCCAGCCATTCCTCCTCGGTCAGGATCTCGACGCCCAATTCCTTGGCCTTGGCCGCCTTGCTGCCGGCATCGGCCCCGGCGACCAGATAATCGGTCTTGCCGGAAACCGAGCCGGCAACCTTGGCACCCAGCGATTCCGCCCGCGCCTTCGCCTCGGACCGCGTCATCCGCTCCAGCGTGCCGGTGAAGACCACCGTCTTGCCGGCGATGGGGGAGTTGCTGGCCTTCGGCACCTCCGCCTCCAGCACGGTCAGCCGCTGGGCCAACTCCCCGACGATGACGAGATTGCGGTCCTCGGCGAAGAAACCGGCCAGTTCCTCCGCCGCCACCTCGCCGACGTCCGGCGTGGCGACAAGGTCGAGCCAGGGCCGCCCCGGCGCCTGCGCCACCGCCCGCTCCATCGCCGCCCGCCAGTCGGCGAGAGTGCCGTACCGGGTGGCCAGCGCCTGGGCGGCGCGCGTGTTCAGCCGCTTGATGCCGAGCGAGCCGATGATCGTCTCCAGCCGCAGCGCTTCGCTGCCCGCATAGAAATCCAGCTTGGCGGCGCTCTCCGCATCGGCGAACCAGGCCAGGATGGTGTCGGCGGTGACCGGGCCGACTCCGTTCAACGCGTGCAGATCGCGCCATTCCTGACCGGGCATCGCCCGCTCCGCCGCCCGCATGCCATCGACCCACCCCTGCATCGTCCGGTATTGGCGGGCCAGAGACTTGGCCGTCACCTCGCCGACATGGCGGATGCCGAGGGCGTAGATCACCCGGTGCAGGTCGATGCCATCGCGACGTTCGTTGATCGCCTTGAACAGGTTCTGGACCGACTTCTCCTTCCAGCCTGGCCGGCCGATCAGTTCGACCCGGCCTTCAAGGGTGAAAATGTCAGCCGGCGACTTGATGAAGCCCTCGTCCCAGAACTCCTCGATGATCTTCTCGCCCAGCCCCTCGATGTCGAAGGCGTCGCGCGAGACGAAGTGGCGGAGCCGCTCCTTCGCCTGCGCCGCGCAGATCAGGCCGCCGGTGCAGCGCCGCACCACTTCGCCCGCCTCGCGGATGGCGAGGCTGCCGCAGACCGGGCAGGTCTCCGGCGCGACATAGGGCACGGAGTCGGCCGGGCGTTGCGACAGCACCACCTCCACCACCTGCGGGATGACGTCGCCCGCCCGCTGGACGACCACGAGGTCGCCGACGCGGATGTCCTTGCGGGCGATCTCGTCCTCGTTGTGCAGGGTGGCGCGGCTGACCACGACGCCGCCGACGGTGATGTCCTCCAGCTCCGCGACAGGCGTCAGCGCCCCGGTGCGGCCGACCTGGATGGTGATCGCCTTCAGCCGCGTCTGCGCCTGTTCGGCCGGAAACTTGTGGGCGATGGCCCAGCGCGGCGCCCGGCTGACAAAGCCGAGGCGCTGCTGAAGCTCCAGGCTGTCGACCTTGTAGACGACGCCGTCGATGTCGAAGGGCAGGCCGGCGCGGCGGCGGCCGATGCCGTCGTAATAGGCCAGCAGCTTGTCCTTGCCGTCGCACAGCTCCGCCGGCCGGTTCAACTGGAAGCCCCATCCTTTCAGCCGCTCGCGGATGCCCCATTGGGTTTCGGCAATCGGCTCCGACACCTCGCCCAAGGCATAGCCGAAGAAGCAGAGCGGCCGGGACGCGGTGATCGACGGGTCGAGCTGGCGCAGGCTGCCGGCCGCCGCGTTGCGTGGATTGGCGAACAGCTGCTCACCCTTTTCGGCGCGGGCGGCGTTCATCGCCAGGAAGTCCTCGCGGTTCATATAGACCTCGCCGCGGACCTCCAGCACGGCGGGAAAGGGAGCCGGCAGGCGGTGCGGCACGTCGCGGATGGTGCGGACGTTGGCGGTAACGTTCTCGCCCTCCGCCCCGTCGCCGCGGGTGGCGGCGAGCACCAGTTCGCCCTTCTCGTAGCGCAGCGAGCAGGACAGCCCGTCGATCTTCGGCTCCGCCACGAAGGTCAGCGGTGCGTCGTCGGACAGGCCGAGGAAACGACGGACGCGGGCATCGAACTCGGCCACATCCTCGGCCGCGAAGGCGTTGCCCAGCGACAGCATGGGGATCGCGTGCCGCACCTTGCCGAAGCCGGCGGCCGGGGCGGCGCCGATCCGCAGGCTGGGCGAATCGGCACGTCGCAGCTCGGGGAAGCGCGTCTCGATGGCGAGGTTGCGGCGGACCAACCCGTCATAGTCGGCGTCGGAGATCTCCGGCTGGTCCTGCTGGTGATAGAGCCGGTCGTGATGAGCGATCTCGGCGGCCAGCGCCGCCAGGTCCGCCGCCGCCTGATCCGGCGTCAGCGCCTCGACATCGATGCTGCGGGGATTGGGCGGCGTGTCGAACAGGTCCTGCATGGCGCGTCTCATGACGAATCGGGGGCGTCCCGCGGAGGCTTCCGGGGAGGGCGGCGCAGGATAGCGCCTGGGGAGCGGTTTCGGGAGTCTTCAGGACCGGGTGCCATGCCGCCGCATTTCGGCATCGGGGCGACGGCCGGCCGGAGTGCCTATATACTGACGGGCACATCTTTTCGGAGTCCGCCTGCCTGATGAGCAAAGCCCATCTCCCGGACCTGCGCATCGACGACCGCATGATCGTCGCCGCTGCTCTGGACCGCATCCTCTATGACGATCCCGACCATTTCGCGGCGGAGGACGCCCGTGCCGTGCGCCGCCTGATCCCTTACGGCCGTTCCGGCTGGCTGCGGCTGGGCTTCCGGGCCGAGACCCAGGGCCCCTCTATGAAGGGCGAGGCCGCCGGGGTCGGCGACGTGCGGATGGAAGGCGACAAGAAGGTGGTGGAGGGCAGCGTCGGCGAATCGACGGCTTGGCGCTGCGGTCAGTACAAGATCACCAACCATGGCGGCGACCTGGAAATCTGGCAGGTGATGAGCGACGAATACGCGCCGGAGCCGAAGGGTGCCCGGTTGGAGTTCGACGCGCATGGCGAGCCGGAACGTCTGACCTTCTTCCAACCGCGGGACATCGAACTGCGCATTCCCTTCACCAGCCTTGCTGTCGGCGTGCGGCTGGGCGGGTGGCAGTTCTGGAAGCAGGTGGCTGAGGGGGCGGGCGCCGTAGGCTGAAGTTCTGCTTCGAGTGCCCCCTCCCCATCCCTCCCCCGCGTTCCGCGGGAGAGGGGGTAGGACGCTTGGCGAGACTTATGTAAAAGACAGCGGCAGTCCCCTCTCCTACAGAAGGTGGGGGAGGGTCAGGGAGGGGGGCATTCGTCAGCCGACGCCTACCCCCAACCTCACCTCAGCCCTGCCGGTAGTTCGGCGATTCGTTGGTGATGGTGATGTCGTGGACGTGGCTTTCGCGCAAGCCCGCGTTGGTAATGCGGACGAACTGGCACTTCTCGCGCATCTCGGCGATGGAGGCGCTGCCGGTGTAGCCCATGGCCGCGCGCAGGCCGCCGACCAGCTGGTGGATGACCGCCGACACCGGCCCCTTGTAGGGGACGCGGCCCTCGACGCCTTCCGGCACCAGCTTCATGGTGGAAACCTCCTGCTGGAAGTAACGATCCGCCGAGCCGCGCGCCATGGCGCCGACCGAGCCCATGCCGCGATAGCTCTTGTAGGAACGGCCCTGGAACAGGATGACCTCGCCCGGGCTCTCGTCGGTGCCGGCAAACAGGCTGCCCAGCATGGCGACGCTGGCACCGCCGGCAATGGCCTTGGCCAGATCGCCCGAATACTTGATGCCGCCGTCGGCGATCACCGGAATGCCGTGCTTCTCGCACTCCTCCACCACATCCATCACCGCGGTCAACTGCGGCACGCCAACCCCGGCGATGATGCGGGTGGTGCAGATGGAGCCCGGACCGATGCCGACCTTGACGGCGTCCGCACCGGCGTCGATCAGCGCCCTGGCCGCCTCGGCAGTGGCGACGTTGCCGGCGATCACCTGGGTATAGCCGGACATGGCGCGGGCGGC is a window encoding:
- the lpxC gene encoding UDP-3-O-acyl-N-acetylglucosamine deacetylase, encoding MANNRSNADGMFQQTLKKSVTIAGVGLHSGVIVTLTISPADANSGITFHRTDIRGAAAVIPARWDTVVDTRLCTVIGNEHGTTVGTIEHLMSALAGCGIDNAVVSLDGIEVPIMDGSAAPFVAAIEQAGIAVQKAPRRVIRILKPVVIGDGVKSASFTPDDATTYSFEIDFDSAAISRQAHALEIDTDSFKDEISRARTFGFLHEVEGLRKMGLARGGSLDNAVVISGDTVLNADGLRFSDEFVRHKILDAVGDLYLAGAPIVGHFHGVRSGHALNNQLLRALFADRSAWRYETAVSLPVARRGLEQLAVA
- a CDS encoding D-alanine--D-alanine ligase codes for the protein MTEALLHAHKKHVAVLMGGWSAEREVSLVSGAGVAKALEEEGYRVTAIDVQRDLGGLMHALTNPRPDVVFNALHGRGGEDGTIQGVLEFLGLPYTHSGVQAAAISMDKAMTKRVLDTVGIRSPKGMVLSRGEIAGGAHPMPAPYIVKPVDEGSTVGVTLVREGQNSPVGDDGSFGGTFGERVLVEEFIPGRELTVGVMGDRALAVTEIVFQAQVYDYTAKYSAGHAVHTIPAAIPEAVAEEAKRLAVLAHHTLGCRGVSRSDFRWDDSRPGTDGLYFLEINNQPGMTPLSLVPEQAAHVGISYGALVGWLVENAACQLA
- a CDS encoding bacteriohemerythrin, coding for MEPIQWSRWMSVGNDALDEDHRVLIAIVNKLYDEASRQDPALIEAILDELIAYTRHHFAEEEAQMQRLNYPTFAAHKALHDRLTRQVESYRDDFRANGGSISGEEVFLFCSDWLGKHILKEDTRFGEYAGSEAELAVAG
- the ligA gene encoding NAD-dependent DNA ligase LigA; this translates as MQDLFDTPPNPRSIDVEALTPDQAAADLAALAAEIAHHDRLYHQQDQPEISDADYDGLVRRNLAIETRFPELRRADSPSLRIGAAPAAGFGKVRHAIPMLSLGNAFAAEDVAEFDARVRRFLGLSDDAPLTFVAEPKIDGLSCSLRYEKGELVLAATRGDGAEGENVTANVRTIRDVPHRLPAPFPAVLEVRGEVYMNREDFLAMNAARAEKGEQLFANPRNAAAGSLRQLDPSITASRPLCFFGYALGEVSEPIAETQWGIRERLKGWGFQLNRPAELCDGKDKLLAYYDGIGRRRAGLPFDIDGVVYKVDSLELQQRLGFVSRAPRWAIAHKFPAEQAQTRLKAITIQVGRTGALTPVAELEDITVGGVVVSRATLHNEDEIARKDIRVGDLVVVQRAGDVIPQVVEVVLSQRPADSVPYVAPETCPVCGSLAIREAGEVVRRCTGGLICAAQAKERLRHFVSRDAFDIEGLGEKIIEEFWDEGFIKSPADIFTLEGRVELIGRPGWKEKSVQNLFKAINERRDGIDLHRVIYALGIRHVGEVTAKSLARQYRTMQGWVDGMRAAERAMPGQEWRDLHALNGVGPVTADTILAWFADAESAAKLDFYAGSEALRLETIIGSLGIKRLNTRAAQALATRYGTLADWRAAMERAVAQAPGRPWLDLVATPDVGEVAAEELAGFFAEDRNLVIVGELAQRLTVLEAEVPKASNSPIAGKTVVFTGTLERMTRSEAKARAESLGAKVAGSVSGKTDYLVAGADAGSKAAKAKELGVEILTEEEWLAKIGG
- the ftsA gene encoding cell division protein FtsA, translating into MGFNGAKKPKRPARGGIVTALDVGSTKVCCVIARMEEPGSLRVIGVGHQIATGIRAGTIIDMEAAETSIGAAVHAAEQMAGETVHDVVVNLSMGQPRSHAFTATVPVSGQEVTEGDIRRAMAHARTLQAGPDQALIHTIPLGFSLDGSRGIRDPKGMSGHSLGAQLHVVTAAAGAIRTLHACIARCHLNIESIVVSPFASGLACLVEDEMEMGAACVDIGGGGTTISIFAEGNLVWTGFVPLGGRHVTNDIAHGLATPLVHAERLKVLYGSARVNPADEREMIEVPQIGEDERSGSGTASHPRSFLVSIIQARMEEIFEEVRSAIEQSGHARLVGRRVVLTGGASQLPNTRDMAAPILDKQVRIARPTRIAGLNEAHGGPAFATVAGLLLHAVRNPTELMVTGHEAVASTGLIGRVGLWLRENL
- a CDS encoding cell division protein FtsQ/DivIB translates to MSARLMADPDFRAAAAGARARDEMPTPPRAMAASAQKGKRRRAWPRWTRSAVKAALILVPVLGLTAAAGTTWKRGTLADTLDAARDSVIQTTGDLGFRLSEILVVGRSETERDAVLDALGVRRGEPILSIDLAEAKQRLEELPWVSSASIERRLPGFLYIRLSERQPMAIWQHERQFTVIDRAGRPLADAAELARRGNQRIDTLPQVIGANAPQQVHTLLSALDSAPTIAPMLSSASWISDRRWNLQLSNGVTVKLPEGTAEMRRALLQLEQMQTASHVLDRDIVAIDLRLPGRAAIQTSATAQLPGWEDESKKKNGKKS
- the ftsZ gene encoding cell division protein FtsZ; this translates as MINVTIPQIEPELKPRITVFGVGGAGGNAVNNMIKSNLEGVDFVVGNTDAQALKGSLCEKRIQLGTGTTRGLGAGSKPDVGRASAEEQIDEIVQYLEGSNMVFITAGMGGGTGTGAAPVIARAARERGILTVGVVTKPFHFEGGHRMRLAEGGIAELQQYVDTLIIIPNQNLFRIANEKTTFADAFKMADDVLHSGVRGVTDLMVMPGLINLDFADIRSVMTEMGKAMMGTGEASGERRAIEAAEAAISNPLLDDVSMKGARGVLINITGGYDMTLFEVDEAANRVRDEVDPDANIIFGSTFDSSLDGVMRVSVVATGIDAAAMSNPRTLHPVNLSLVPGDRAKKPAAPGNLTGAPVAAPASAIPSAAAGLRTPQPVTAGAAAIQHDPAQQHAPQQGETPKPAAGPLHGENQGGHFFAPKPADAGPRQPVTVGAAPLAAPQPQQHAAQQHAPQAHQQQPQFQPQPQQAPAAQQHHHHPAPQAHQPHPGGLSVGPAPAPAPAPEPAPARKGNFLFGLVTGLGRKSEPVPPPAPQPAPQAYQPQPAPQQYQPAPQGYPQQQPTYPQQPQAPQAYQPAPSYPPAPQQAPVYPQQQTAPQQAPQAPGYPAAPQQMAPAPRADAKPGDQEELDIPAFLRRQAN